TAAAATAATTTGTGATTATTGCGGAACCGAGAATACATTCTCTGCAAAAGAGCAACAGCCTGTTGAATGTTCAAATCAGGCTTGTCAGAATTCCTTGAAAGGACTGGAGGTTATTACTGTAGATATTGAAGATAAAGAGCAGCAAGTTCAAGAAAATGAAAAACTCATCGGTTTGAAATTGATATATCAAAAAACATCTGAGGAAATAACTGTTAAAACAGACCCGAAAATAATTATTGGCAGGGAAAGTGTCGGCAGCAAGGTTTTATGGAAAATTGAACAAATAAGTCGTTCACATTGCAGTATTGAATTTAGTAACAACAAATACACAGTTACCGATTTAGGCTCAACAAACGGAACCTTTATCGGAGTAGGAACTGATAAAATCAGTTGCAAAACACCGCAATTGTTTACAGATAACGATTTTTTAGTATTAGGCCGAGAAGTTTTTTTAATTCAGTTTTTGAAAGAAGAAAAACTGTCTGAACCTGAAACTGTGCTTCAGGAAGAAACCAAAGAAATTGAAGAATCAAAAAAAAATTTATGTACGGAATGTTCATGTGTATTAATAAAATTACCGTGTTCTTGTCCTGATTGCGGCACTTGGAACGAATAAAAATTTAAGTTTGAAATGCCTGCCTGCCGGTAGGCAGGTAACAATGTAACAATGTAACAATGTAACAATGAAACAATGAAATATAACATATCAGCATTCACTCATATCGGTACAAAAAGAGAAATAAATCAAGACAGGATACTTGTTAATGATAAAATTCTTGAAACAGGATTCTGTCATATTACAGAACAACAGGAATGTTTTTGCTTTGTTGCGGATGGAATAGGAGGTGGTGTTCGCGGAGAAATTGCATCACAATTTGTTTTGGAAAAAATATCGGAATTAAAAGATGAATTCATGGAATTGAATAACACTCAAATTCATGACAGTTTATCAAAAATAAATAAAGATCTTATTTCATATGCTAAATCAAATCCTGAATATTTTGGAACAGGCACAACATTAACCGGATTAATAATTACACAAAATCAAGACAGTTTAACTGTAAATGCCGGAGATTCAGAGATCCGAGTTTTACGAAATAATATGTTTTTTCAAATCACTGAAAATCAAGTGTTAGATGACTCTCATTCCGGCAGCCCGCTTATGAGCTATTTCGGAGGTAAAGAAAACAGCTTGGATTTAAGTTTAACATCATCTTTACGAAGTATAATTGAAAATGATATATATGTTATTGCATCTGACGGTTTATTCGGTTCTTTATCACCAAAAGAAGTAAAAGAAATTTTGTCAGTAGATAAAACCCTTGCCGAAAAATCTGAATTAATATTAGAAACTGCTCTTTCAAAAGGTTCTGATGATAATATAAGTTGTATTTTGATTGAACTTATTTAAATTTTAGAGTTTACTTTAAATAAACACTAATCAATTAGTTTAAACGGATTAAGTTGATTCAAGCGAATTAAAAATCTAATTTTTTATATCCTATAAGTAATAATTTCATTCGTATTTGTTAATTATCAGCATGAAAAATATTGCCGGAAATAAGAAAGAGAAGTTGTCGAAATCAGATTGCAGACTTTTTTCCGGAAAACTTTCAGTCTTTTAGATTTAAGAACAAGGAATGCTGATTAACGATTTTAGAAGTATCGGAAAATACAGGAAAAAATAATTTTTCAAGGACTGATTTTTGGAATTAAAGGACCGATTAAATGTTGCGATTATTGAATTTTTAAAACATGATTTTGCCGGCAACTTTGGACTTGGACTTTTTACTGACTGACTGATTTTTTAAACCATGAAAGTTCGCAGGTTGCCGGACTGACCTTTTTAAAATTGCGTTAAGAAATTGAGATTGTTTGGCGTTAAGAAAGCAAATCTGTTTGAGCAGTCAGTTTTTTTTAACTGACTGTGAGTTTATTTGCTTTTAGTCAAACAATTTCAATTTTAGCAAATTTTCAAGCAGTCTTGAATTTTTGTTACTTTTGTTTCAAGACAAAAGTAAGACAGAGAACTTATTGATAATAAAACAGATGATTAGACTTTGTAATTATTGCAACATGACTTTGCCGGACTGATTGGATATAAAAAACGAATGAAACATCACAGAAATTAACTCCGCAAAAATTTTACTTTATAAAATAAAAAATAAGGCAAAATTTTGGCTAACTTGCAACCTGAAAATTTTTCGGTTATAAAGCACGCTTTTTAGCCAATCGTTGTGGTGCATAAGAAATGAAAATTATATTCTACATATTAACAATGTTAATTTTGACAGCATGCTCAAATAATGAAGATAATAATGAGCAGGTTGGTCTAAATAAAAATAATAATTCTGAACAAATGGATTACGGTGAACATTTTAACGATTGGCTTGCAAATCATAAATTAATCCGATCCGATTTTGCTGACACATCTGTAATAACTGCTTTTGAACTATGGACTTATGCCGAAAGTCTAACTAGAGAAGATTCCTTCTATCTATGGTATCCATCTACAGACAGTTCTTATTTTCTGCTTACAAACTATGATAATAAAACTAATGAAAGGAAGACATTTAGGACTGAAGACATAGATTTAAGATTTCTTGACAATAAAAATAAAAATGTTTATCTTGGAATACTACTTTTTGATAGTTTAACAGAAAGGAGTATTGATTATTATTGGTATGACTCTATTACATTTTACTATATAGAGAAAAATAGAGATACAATGGATTTCAGACTGACAAAATTGAAAATGAAAGCTGACACAATCTGGGAATATCGAACAATAAAAAATATAAATAATAAAAACGCACCACAACAAAAAAATAAACTCAATTAAAAAAGAGTTTATTCAAACCTCTGTAATTTTAAAACAACAAAGCAATATAAACTTCCCGATTTATGGAATATATAACTCAATTGCATCATAAATATATTCCCTATAAAGAACAACGAGAGACAAAAAATATTATTTGGTCAAACGCTGTTACTGTTACACATTAATACGATAATTGAAAAAAAATGAATAAAAAACTATTATTAATTTGTATTATTACAATATTGTGCTTTAACATAAACTGTCAGTATGCACAAAACGGATCTCAACCCAAAATGACAAATGACATTAATATTACAATCGAAAAGGAAATACTTACAAGTTTAAAAGCTTCTCTCGGCACTATGAACATTGCTAAAACAGGTCCTTATCTGATTTTACATGATTCGCATGTTTCCGACCGCAAATTAATTTGTATTGAATATTCTTCAGGTAAAGAGCTTTGGAAAATTGAAACAGGTGTACACCGTTTTTATATTTATAATGATATTGTTATAATTGATTTTGACGAGTATATTGCAGCATATCAAGTAAAAACAGGTTCGGAATTATGGCGTTTAGATTCTGTTAATATTTCATATAATTATCCTGAAGGTGCTGAAGTAACCGGGAAGTTACTCGCAAATCATAAAGGAAAGCAGGTTATTTTGGATTTGGAAACTCAATCCGTAAAATCATTCAGACAAGGAGTAGTCGGAGCCTACCGGTTTCAATTAGACGAAGACCAAGTCGTAAGAAGCAGAACAGGAACAGAAAATAATTATGATTACAAAGGTAACTTATTGGCAGTAGTAATAATTTCGGACTCCCAAGGCATAAGACGTGATTATGTATGGTCTCTTGATGAACAAACCCGTCAATTTTATCTGACCGGCTTTGATACCGACGGAAAGAAATTTAATAACAGCAGTTGGAAAATGGATGAGGGAGAACGTTTGCCTCAAGATGCTTTCAGCGGCAATCCGGAGCCGGATAAGTTAGATAATTCTGTCTTTTTTGTTGATGGTTGGCTCTTTTTATTTGAGAATTATATAAATTATCGTTGGAGTTGGAACAGGGGAAGCAACCGAATAAATTGTATAGATTGGAAAACAGGAAGTTTGACATATCAAAAATGGGGACAAAGCCCTAAAGAAAAAGAATTCAATACATTTCATTTTTTCGATAATACTATACTGTACAGCGACAATGTTATGCATTTTCAGGACGGAGACGGAAAATTTTCTAAATTCAACGGTCAAAAAGGAAAAGTTTTAGATTCATTGCCCCAAAAGGCAACACTTTTTAGAAATTATGACAAGGATCATTTGTTGGGTTTCTCATATGAACGTAAGCATATCAAAGAATCGGAATATACTAATGCCGTTGAAATGAAGCTTTGGAACAGGCACAGTAATAAATTTTCAGAAACTTTTCGTTTTGAATATAATAAAGATTATCCGTATGAACCGGTGGTGTTTTCTGAAGAAGGATTAGTAATTTTGTATTATTATTTAAAAGATAAAGATCGAAGCATGTTACGGTGCTACAGAGTTACTGAAAATTAAAAGGTACTACCGCGAATTTAGCGGAACTTTTTAAATATTGATATAAATTTAATAAATATTTTACAATGATACAATGCTTAAATGCTTCAATAATTAGTGTGTATTCTATTTAAGCTTATTAACATGTAATGTACTTGCAGTAAATAATTTGCATAATTGAGCATCACTTTTATTATAGCATTTAAGCATTATAGCATTTAATCATTTTTAGATAAGCCAAAACAATTTTTTAAGTTTAAGCATAACTAATTTACCACTAAAATAACAGTAGAACCAATTAAAAAAATAACAGCTGTAAAACATGGGGTGTGTAGAATCACGATTGTTAGATTTAAGAACAAAGATTAACGATTTTTAATTTAAGAAGTATGAATAAAAAAAGTAGAAAAGTAACTCTAAAAAGAATTATCAGCAGAATATTTGCCTTATTTTTTGTGGTAAGTATCCTGATATTTACGGGGTGGTTTGGAGCCTGCCATGTTGCCCTGTCTCAAGATGAAAGCTTGCACACTCAAAAAATAATTGAAAAACAAAATATAGAGGATATGCTCTTGTTTTTCAATAAAAGAGAATACAAAGCTCCTTATTTATATGATTTAGACATAAAAACTAAATATTATTGGGTTCGATATAATATTCTTGGTGTTATGCCATTTGATGTTTTATATGACACAAATGACCGGAAATTAGTTACTGTCGCAAGATATGAATGAACTACCGTTAATAAAATAATTTGAAACACGGCAACCAACATCTGTTTTTGCGATAATTCCTTTTTAACTCGGTACAGATTGGAACTACGTAAAGACAGTTGGATGGGATAATTATGAATTAAGTTCAGTTATAATGAATACATTAGAAAAAGATAAGAGCCTTTTCCAAGCCATTAAAGAAGGTGATCTTAAAAAGGTGAATGAAGCCTTATATTCCGGAGCGAATATAAATTCGCTAAGTAAAAACTTTAACAGAAAGCCTATTTTTAATGCTTGTGGTTTTAACCATGTTGACATAATTAAGGTATTATTGAACAGAGGAGCGTTTGCTACAGATGGCTTAATGCCTGCAGCAATGAGTGGAAATATTAAATTATTACAATTACTTATTGAAAATAAAGCAGATGTGAATGCTAAGTTGACGGAAAATGGACATACCTTGCTTCACATTGCTTGTGATTTTAACCAAGTAGAGTTCATAAGATATCTATTAACAATAGATACAATAGAGTTATCTCCTGAAACAAACGAAGGGAAAACACCCTATGATTTATTAAAAAAATTTGGAATGGATGATGATCTAAAATCATTTTTAAAAAAATAAAAAGGAAAAAGAGCAATGCTTGGTGCGAAAGTTCATGCTTGACTTGACACTAATATTTATCAGTAATTGCTTCATTTGTATTTATTAATTCTCCGCAGGAAAAACAAAGACAGAAATTAGGAAGATAATTTGACTTATTAATAAAAAAATAATATATTAGTTGATTGAAAAAACCGGCAACTAATAAAGAAATAAGCGTAACAGGAATATTAGGTTACGTTTACACAGATGTTAGCAACAATAAAAAATGAAAAAAGCAATAATTCTAATATTGGTTATATTTATATCAAATCATATTTATTCACAAGAAAATATGATTGATACAACTGAAATTATTATTACTCCCGTCAGATTTGGAACTCAAGCTTCAAATTTTGTATTTCATAAAAATTATATAGATAGTTTAATAAAAACAGAAACTTATAAAAACAGGAAAGTTTTACCAAATGAGTTACCGGATGAGTTCAATATAACGATGAACATTACTGGTGGTTGTATAGGTGCAATTTATAATAATATTATTATTCGTTATAATGCAAAGCAAAATTTAGATACAGGTTATATAATTACTAGAAATTGTTTTAGCAATACAGAAAAAACAAAATATTATAACAACACTATTCGGTTAGCATATTTTGACACAAACTTTGTCAATAATGTCGTTGATAAATTAAATGAAGGAATATATTGGGATACCTTAAATAATTTTTCGCCTATTTTGAGAGATGATTTTCCATATTCTACTGGGACATCTTCCGGGGAGTTTAATCTGTTTTTTTCATATTCAGACAATAATTACAAACAAATAATTAAAGGCGGACCGGCTTATACATCAGGATATTTTATTGAATTATTTGATTGGTTGAATGATACTGTTTATAAGTTTGTATATAAACCAACAATTGATGATATCAACTATTTTGAAAAATTCACTGGAACAAATAAGGAACAACAAAATGATTTAGCAACAATAGCTTATGATTATTTTGAACATATTAATGATTATAATGAAAATATTGAAATATTTAAAGATACAACATTGAACTATCATATTCGATTACCTGCATTTTCTCATTTGAATAAATATAACGGTATTGATAGTATTGCATGGAATATCGTTGATTATATGCTTAACATATATCCTTTTGAAAGTCAAGAAAAACAATATCATTTTAGTTATCCTAATAATTATTTTAAATATTTAATTCGGAATTCTAATCCCGAAAATTTATGTATGTATTTAAAACAATTAGAATCAATTGAAAATACTTATTTTAATCTTATATTGAACGAAAAATTAAAGAAGTATTGTAAAGAATAAAGTTGCTAACACCAGCTAAAAAATCATGCAGCCAAAGTCGCAAATTGATAGCAAATAATAAGAAATAAACACCGCAAAATCTTTAATTTAATTTTGTAAATAATTTTGAAGGTAAATTAAAATTTGGCTATCAAGCAAATTGAAAAGTCGTAGTTTTAAAACCTGCACGCTTTTTAGCCAAACGTTGGCAAACATCCCCCTACTGCCGAAAAAACAGTTGAGTTTTTTTAGCTAACGAAATAGAGGGAATAAAGTTGGAATAGAATAAAACTGAAAAAACATTAACAGATTGAATATTAAGATATTAACTTTGACATTAGTTGGAATTAAAAATAATAATATGAAACAGGTAATCAATTTTATTGTATTTATTGTAGCAACTTGGCATATTAATGCTCAGGTACCTCAATATGTTCCTTCAAGCAACTTAAGAGCGTGGTGGTCTTTTTCGGGAGATGCCCAGGATGCAAGCGGTAATAATATTAACGGAACTATAAATGGTGCGTTGCTCACTCAAGATATGCATGATCAACCAAATAGTGCTTATATTTTCAACGGAGTCAATAATTGGATTGACTTGGGTGATAATGACTTACTAAACCCTCATTTTTCTGATTGGACTGTATCAGCCTGGATTAAAACAACTTCAGATTACTCTCGAATTTTTTCAAAAGGATCGCATGGAGGGAGTCAACCGGGATACACTATAATGATTTACCCCGGCAGCGGTGGAAGAGCAGCTCTAATTTTTGGTATTGACGGATATGAACATATTGTAAAATCTGATAGCCCTGTAAATGATGATAATTGGCACATGATTACAGGCGTTATAAGCCGGAGTGATACTATTATAATATATATTGACGGTGTGGAACAAAATGAAAAATTATTTATTGGCGATCATTCAGGTTCAGACTTGGCAAATAATACATACAATGCTGCAATTGGCGTTTCATACAGTTTTATGGGAACTCCAAATTTTTTAGTAGAATACTTTAACGGGAAAATTGATGAAGTGGGTGTGTGGAGCATGGTATTAAATCAATGTGAAATTCTCGATCTTTATAATGAACGCAGCAGAGATACTTCAATCACAGAAACCGAGTGCGACAGCTTCACTGCTCCTGACGGAACCGTGTACACAACATCGGGAATCTACACAGCAGTGATACAGAATGCAACGGGATGTGACAGCACCATAACCATTGATCTCACTATAAACTACTCAAACACAGGAACGGATATTATTACAGCTTGTGATTCATACACCTGGATTGACGGAGTAACTTATACCGTAAGTAATAACACAGCAACATATACATTGACGAATGTTGCCGATTGTGATTCCATTGTTACGCTCGACTTAACAATCAACTATTCCAACACAGGAACGGATATTATTACAGCTTGTGATTCATACACCTGGATTGACGGAGTAACTTATACCGTAAGTAATAACACAGCAACATATACATTGACGAATGTTGCCGATTGTGATTCCATTGTTACGCTCGACTTAACAATCAACTATTCCAACACAGGAACGGATATTATTACAGCTTGTGATTCATACACCTGGATTGACGGAGTAACTTATACCGTAAGTAATAACACAGCAACATATACATTGACGAATGTTGCCGATTGTGATTCCATTGTTACGCTCGACTTAACAATCAACTATTCCAACACAGGAACGGATATTATTACAGCTTGTGATTCATACACCTGGATTGACGGAGTAACTTATACCGTAAGTAATAACACAGCAACATATACATTGACGAATGTTGCCGATTGTGACTCTTTGGTTACATTGAATTTAACTATTATCATTGTTAATACTGCTGTAACTGTAAACGGCCTGACAATTACAGCTGATGCCGACGAAGCAATTTATCAATGGTTAGAATGTCCTGCTATGACAGTTATTTCCGGAGAAACAAATCAATCATTTACTGCTACAGCAAATGGAAATTATGCCGTTGAGGTTACAGAAAACGGATGTGTTGACACCTCTGTATGTGTTTCCATTACGAGTGTTGGCATATATGAAAATAGTTTTGGAAATGGACTTCTGCTTTATCCTAACCCGACTGATGGTAATTTCTCAATTGATTTAGGTGACAATTACGAATCCGTAACAATAACAATAACAGATTTAACCGGAAAATTAATCCTTTCCAAAACATATATTGAAAGTCAGGTGCTAAACTTAAATCTGGATGAACCGGTAGGAGCTTATTTGTTAATTATAGAATCCGGAGGTAAGAAAGCGGTAATTCGAATAGTAAAAGAATAACGATTTGCCAACAATATCTAAAAAGCATTAAAACGCTTTTTAGTCTCATCGTTACCATGCATTAAGGGAAGACTGATAAGATTATTGAATATGTTGGAAGAAATGCACTTAGTTTTGTTAGTTTTGAAGAATGGATAATACAGAAATAAAAATATTCAAAAGTGATGATGGTAAAACAGAAATCGAAGTAAAAATTGATAAAGAGACTGTTTGGCTTAACCGGTATCAAATATCTGAGCTTTTTCTTACTGACAGAACTTCTATTGGCAGGCACATTTCCAATATCTATAGAACTAAGGAATTAAATGAAGAAGCAACTAGTGCAAGAATTGCACAAGTTCGAAAGGAAGGCAGTAGAACTGTAACAAGACAAATAGGAATATATAATTTAGATGTAATATTATCAATTGGTTATAAGGTTCATTCCGAAAGAGGGAGACAATTTAGAGTTTGGGCAAATAAAATACTGTGTGACTATTTAATAAAAGGATGTGCACTTAACACAAGGAAACTAAAAGAACAAAATAAGCAATTAAAAGAACTGCAAGATTCTGTT
The genomic region above belongs to Bacteroidales bacterium and contains:
- a CDS encoding FHA domain-containing protein — encoded protein: MYKIICDYCGTENTFSAKEQQPVECSNQACQNSLKGLEVITVDIEDKEQQVQENEKLIGLKLIYQKTSEEITVKTDPKIIIGRESVGSKVLWKIEQISRSHCSIEFSNNKYTVTDLGSTNGTFIGVGTDKISCKTPQLFTDNDFLVLGREVFLIQFLKEEKLSEPETVLQEETKEIEESKKNLCTECSCVLIKLPCSCPDCGTWNE
- a CDS encoding serine/threonine-protein phosphatase, producing the protein MKYNISAFTHIGTKREINQDRILVNDKILETGFCHITEQQECFCFVADGIGGGVRGEIASQFVLEKISELKDEFMELNNTQIHDSLSKINKDLISYAKSNPEYFGTGTTLTGLIITQNQDSLTVNAGDSEIRVLRNNMFFQITENQVLDDSHSGSPLMSYFGGKENSLDLSLTSSLRSIIENDIYVIASDGLFGSLSPKEVKEILSVDKTLAEKSELILETALSKGSDDNISCILIELI
- a CDS encoding T9SS type A sorting domain-containing protein, giving the protein MKQVINFIVFIVATWHINAQVPQYVPSSNLRAWWSFSGDAQDASGNNINGTINGALLTQDMHDQPNSAYIFNGVNNWIDLGDNDLLNPHFSDWTVSAWIKTTSDYSRIFSKGSHGGSQPGYTIMIYPGSGGRAALIFGIDGYEHIVKSDSPVNDDNWHMITGVISRSDTIIIYIDGVEQNEKLFIGDHSGSDLANNTYNAAIGVSYSFMGTPNFLVEYFNGKIDEVGVWSMVLNQCEILDLYNERSRDTSITETECDSFTAPDGTVYTTSGIYTAVIQNATGCDSTITIDLTINYSNTGTDIITACDSYTWIDGVTYTVSNNTATYTLTNVADCDSIVTLDLTINYSNTGTDIITACDSYTWIDGVTYTVSNNTATYTLTNVADCDSIVTLDLTINYSNTGTDIITACDSYTWIDGVTYTVSNNTATYTLTNVADCDSIVTLDLTINYSNTGTDIITACDSYTWIDGVTYTVSNNTATYTLTNVADCDSLVTLNLTIIIVNTAVTVNGLTITADADEAIYQWLECPAMTVISGETNQSFTATANGNYAVEVTENGCVDTSVCVSITSVGIYENSFGNGLLLYPNPTDGNFSIDLGDNYESVTITITDLTGKLILSKTYIESQVLNLNLDEPVGAYLLIIESGGKKAVIRIVKE
- a CDS encoding ankyrin repeat domain-containing protein, coding for MNTLEKDKSLFQAIKEGDLKKVNEALYSGANINSLSKNFNRKPIFNACGFNHVDIIKVLLNRGAFATDGLMPAAMSGNIKLLQLLIENKADVNAKLTENGHTLLHIACDFNQVEFIRYLLTIDTIELSPETNEGKTPYDLLKKFGMDDDLKSFLKK